A window from Bacteroidota bacterium encodes these proteins:
- a CDS encoding RsmB/NOP family class I SAM-dependent RNA methyltransferase, producing MRARQIQIATKILELYLHKAGGHTGVLPLHVFLQGYFRENKQMGSKDRKIASSLLYNYFRLGKILTYLDSQERMAIGSFLCENENSEIFKILFSFLPWFSDEMLTKPLVEKIDILKQNYDSFNLADVFPLDVELSEGIEKEEFYRSFFIRPKLWIRTKRGFQDIVKEELKKKEIPFEVFPEHPQTIGLEIATKLDHLESKNKGLYEVQDLSSQLTGDFLNPAKDSRWWDCCAGSGGKSIMLLDKEPSVKLLATDVRPQIMDNLKVRFKAARLNQYQAAVYDFFGPAALPGKNLDGVIVDAPCSGSGTWGRTPEMLSLFKADEILNFQQKQKRIATAVLPSLKPNKFLIYITCSIFKAENEDVVNYLCENLNLKLDQMQVIQGFENRADSLFVARMIKLV from the coding sequence ATGCGCGCACGTCAAATACAAATTGCAACAAAAATTCTTGAACTGTACCTGCATAAGGCCGGAGGCCATACCGGTGTTTTACCTTTACATGTTTTTTTACAGGGATACTTCAGGGAGAACAAGCAAATGGGTTCAAAGGACAGGAAAATAGCATCTTCTCTGCTTTATAATTATTTCAGGTTAGGAAAAATTTTAACCTACCTTGATTCGCAGGAAAGAATGGCCATTGGAAGTTTTTTGTGTGAAAATGAAAATTCTGAAATTTTCAAAATCCTATTTTCGTTTTTACCCTGGTTTTCAGATGAAATGTTAACAAAACCCCTTGTTGAGAAAATTGATATTCTTAAACAAAATTACGATTCATTTAATTTAGCCGATGTGTTTCCTTTGGATGTTGAATTATCTGAAGGTATTGAAAAAGAGGAGTTTTACAGGTCGTTTTTCATCCGTCCAAAACTTTGGATAAGAACCAAAAGAGGATTCCAGGACATAGTTAAAGAAGAACTGAAGAAAAAAGAAATTCCTTTTGAAGTTTTTCCCGAACATCCGCAAACCATAGGGCTTGAAATTGCCACAAAACTTGACCACCTTGAAAGCAAAAACAAGGGATTGTACGAAGTGCAGGATTTGTCATCACAGCTAACAGGCGATTTTTTAAATCCGGCAAAAGATTCACGTTGGTGGGATTGTTGCGCTGGGTCAGGAGGGAAAAGCATCATGTTACTTGATAAGGAGCCAAGCGTGAAACTTTTGGCAACCGATGTAAGGCCACAGATCATGGACAATTTGAAAGTCAGGTTTAAAGCTGCCAGATTAAATCAATACCAAGCCGCTGTTTATGATTTTTTCGGCCCAGCTGCCTTACCCGGTAAAAACCTGGATGGTGTTATCGTAGATGCTCCCTGTTCGGGTTCTGGAACATGGGGACGCACACCGGAAATGCTTAGTCTTTTTAAAGCCGATGAAATTTTGAATTTTCAGCAAAAACAAAAAAGAATTGCCACGGCTGTTCTTCCTTCCCTTAAACCAAATAAATTTTTGATTTACATAACTTGCTCAATATTCAAAGCAGAAAACGAGGATGTAGTTAATTACTTATGCGAGAATTTAAATCTAAAGCTTGATCAAATGCAAGTGATACAGGGTTTTGAAAACAGGGCCGATTCTTTGTTTGTGGCAAGGATGATTAAGTTGGTATAG